A segment of the Chloroflexota bacterium genome:
GCGCAAATTCATAACTCGATTGTCGGACCGAACGTTTCGGTTTCCGAAGACGCGATCATCGAGAACTCGATTCTACGCGATTGCATCATCAGCGAAGGCGCTTATATCGAGAACCGCGTGCTCGAATCGTCACTCATCGGCAAAGACGCGCGCGTGCGCGGTTCGTTCCAGCGCATGAACGTAGGCGACTCGTCGGAAATCGAAACGGCGACGGGTTACGATAACGGACATTAACGATCAAGGAGGATCAACGAATGATCATTGGGGTACCTAAAGAGATCAAAGACAAGGAAAATCGCGTTGCGTTGACGCCGGGCGGCGCGTATTCACTTGTCCAAGCCGGGCATCGCATCCTCGTCGAGCGCGGCGCGGGCGATGGCAGCGGTTTCACCGACGACGAATACCGCCAGAGCGGCGCGGACATCGTACCGACACACGAGGACGCATGGAACCAAGCCGAGATGGTCATCAAGGTCAAAGAACCCCTCACATCCGAGTATCCCTTGTTGCGCGAGAATCTGTTGTTGTTCACGTACCTGCATCTCGCGGCGGAAGAAAATTTGACGCAGGAATTGATGGCGAAACGCGTCAAGAGCGTCGCCTACGAAACCGTCGAACTCGCGGATGGCTCGCTACCCTTGTTGACGCCGATGAGTGAAGTCGCCGGCAAAATGTCCATTCAAATCGCGGCACACTATCTCGAAAAAACAAATGGTGGTCGCGGCAAGTTGATGGGCGGCGTTCCCGGCGTGCGTCCCGCTGATGTCGTCATCGTCGGCGGCGGCGTGGTCGGCACCGCGGCGGCAAAGGTCGCGCTGGGGATGGGCGCGGACGTGACGATCATTGACAAGGACTTGAATCGTCTGCGTTATCTCAGCGAAGTTCTGCATGGTAGTCTCACGACGCTCGCGTCGAATCCGTTCAACATCGCCGAAGCGGTGAAATTCGCGGATGTGGTTGTCGGCGCGGTGCTCGTCAAAGGCGCGAAAGCGCCCAAGCTCGTCACACGCGAAATGGTTGCCGGAATGACGCCGGGCAGTGTCATCGTAGATGTCGCGATTGACCAGGGCGGCTCAGTCGCCACGATTCGTCCGACGACGCACACGAATCCGACGTACGTCGTGGACGGCGTGATTCACTACGGCGTGACGAACATGCCGGGCGCGGTCCCGCGCACTTCAACGTACGCGCTGTCGAACGCAACGCTGCCGTACATGCTCAAGTTAGCGAACCTGGGATTTGAAAAAGCGATCCAGTGTGACCCTGTCCTGGCGCGCGGCGTCAATGTGTACGCCGGGCACATTACCTACGCGGCAGTCGGCGAAGCGTTCGGTTTGCCCACGACTGCCGTGAATGAATTGATATAGAAATTGGAAATTGGAAGTTGGATGCTAGATGTTGGAAGTTGGAATGAAAGCGCCTGCGCGTTCCAACTTCAAAACACTAGCATCTGACTTCCAAACTCCAACTTCCAATTTCCAACCTCCAATCATGCAACTTTCACAACGAGTCCTAAATGTTCCACCCTCCGGCATTCGCCGGTTTTTT
Coding sequences within it:
- the ald gene encoding alanine dehydrogenase, with product MIIGVPKEIKDKENRVALTPGGAYSLVQAGHRILVERGAGDGSGFTDDEYRQSGADIVPTHEDAWNQAEMVIKVKEPLTSEYPLLRENLLLFTYLHLAAEENLTQELMAKRVKSVAYETVELADGSLPLLTPMSEVAGKMSIQIAAHYLEKTNGGRGKLMGGVPGVRPADVVIVGGGVVGTAAAKVALGMGADVTIIDKDLNRLRYLSEVLHGSLTTLASNPFNIAEAVKFADVVVGAVLVKGAKAPKLVTREMVAGMTPGSVIVDVAIDQGGSVATIRPTTHTNPTYVVDGVIHYGVTNMPGAVPRTSTYALSNATLPYMLKLANLGFEKAIQCDPVLARGVNVYAGHITYAAVGEAFGLPTTAVNELI